ttcattaattctaGTTCGTAATAGTggttacaaatttaattttaacttagaaataacaaaatgtgcacagaggaaaaataagtttaaaaaatgggtGACCGCTTCTGCATCATCAGTGCTGAAACATAGAATGAAAGGGGAAAAGAAAGCAAATTGATACAGTCAAGTTCCACATTGTTTGACTTTAAATCATTCAATGCATccatttacaataattttcatttggcCTATTTTCCAAACATACACtcgttattaaaatgtattaaaatagtaatagtcAATTACAtagttcttataaatttttaaagtattttctagtttttgagATAACCAATTGGTTTTTCGCAATTAGACACTGACAAATCTAATCTAACaatacaaacattaaaataatttaagttcacTATTTCTATTTTGAACTTGAGTAATAAAAGatcaaattaagttaaatttgaggttgtttcaaatttgcaataattttcacTTGTCATattataatgtttcaaaaacataGAGATCAAAATATCTAGTAATCTaatacaaaattgtataaaaccataccagtaaatttataaaaatcaattttagtacttactaaattatgtatttatttagtaacaaaATCTTCTCATGTCTATTACACACAACTCTATATAAGTGcacacaataaaaatatgttttatgacAATAAATACTCCAAAATAAACCATTTCTTCACAACAAGaacgaataaaattttcaaacaagaaaaatatgattgatgaatattgcacattttgaaaagaaattttgcaagGTTATGATCATAGAGGCAACTCTGATTTCTATATTATGGTGCTGCAGTAATCAATGTTTATTGAAAGATAACATCaaaagaaatagtaatttaaatagttttctcaAGACTTTTGTTATTGATAGACTCGTTATCAATGGGAAAATGTTAGCTTTGAAAGTACAAAATTGTTTAGCATCTgtgtatatgaaaaaaatttcaatcgcTATATTGGAACAAAATGTTCAGttcagataaattttgtttcaataggcattaaaataacattgccCCTATGGAATCACAAATGGGATTCCATGTAGTGGTTGTTATAACAGAAATGTTGCTCTAATTGGGGAGGAATCGTTTTAAAGAGCATAGACTGTATAATAATCTAGTTAAATTTTACATGAACTCATTTGATANNNNNNNNNNNNNNNNNNNNCCAGTTTGTTCCCATCTGTCAATTAATTTGTCCATCAGGTTATAAGATggcaaaaaacataaaacaccATGAGGTATAATGGAACATATTTGCAGTATTAAAGACCCAACATCATCTTGAAATGTAAATGTTCCAGTATTCTGAAATGTAGCATTAAGGGACACATTGTTTGGTCCTTTACCAATAGTGCCAATCcaaagttgagattttttaacaacATGATTAGCTTCTAAAGTAGTATGGAAAGTTGTGCCAAGTTCCGACTCAAAGGACGCCATGGGTGATAAAGTGCCAGAAGCAACAATTAAAGAGTGGATACAATCCTTAATGTCTGAAAATGCAACACCTGGATTTAGGCACCAAAAGTTTAAGGTCAGTTCTAAGTCATTTGCTGGAACAACTAAGTGTCTATTACCTCTAAGCCTTTGACCAACACGCCTGGTTTTCAAAACAACAAGACGATAATCTGGGACATACACCATATTGGCTTTATACAGAAAGTTAagaatttctcttaattttttcataacagCTAATGCAGTTGAAGACAACTTGGGCTGGTCTAAATCTATAATTTCTACTGcttctttatctttttcaagaaagagaacactttcaaatttttgatcaaattctTTGAATGTGTCAGGCCCAATTCTCACATGGGATAATACAGCAAGCATATCATCGCCTTCATATACTTTAGCGGAAGATTCAAATGTCTGATAATCTGTCAAATTATTTGAATGGCTTTTTAACCAATTagtcatacttttaaaaatgtcactaaaatataaatatgactGTCCATCCAATTTTGAGTATCGCCCAACCTTTTCTAAATTAGCACCACTCTCTTCTAAACTCACAACATCAAAACTACTACTTGCAGCCGAACGAGCGTTATCTTCAATATTATGTGCCTCGTCCATAATTATTATGCTTCCTTTTAGGCTAATTGACACCGCAGAACGTAAAAGAGGATCAACGAGGTAATTATAAGGACAAAATAATGTCTGATGCAGATATTAGCTCTCGTGAACTGTAATAAGGacaacatttttgtttcttacagATTGATACAAAATCTTCTAAATCAAAAGCAGTTGAAAGGCTGCTTGGACGGTTGTGAGTTACAAATTTAGCATTTCGATAATATTTGCAAGCTGGACCACCTTCAGCCTTGAGAAGCTCTTCACAAGCCTCATTTTTATTATCAGTGCGTGACGCTTCCGGATGAATACAAGCTCTTTCCCGAGAAGACAAGATACACATTTTGCAATCTTTATAGGCCGTCTTCTTAAGCTCATGAATAATTTGCTCTACCTGTTTGTGTGTTCTTGTACCAAAATATATAGTAGGAAGTTAAGCTGGTAGATTGGTGTCACTAGCAACATTcattttcatcttttcttttttaagatcaCATGTGCAAAGTGCAGAATCAGTATTAATAGAAGATTTGCTGCTTGCCC
Above is a window of Parasteatoda tepidariorum isolate YZ-2023 chromosome 5, CAS_Ptep_4.0, whole genome shotgun sequence DNA encoding:
- the LOC107447581 gene encoding LOW QUALITY PROTEIN: Fanconi anemia group J protein homolog (The sequence of the model RefSeq protein was modified relative to this genomic sequence to represent the inferred CDS: inserted 2 bases in 1 codon; substituted 1 base at 1 genomic stop codon; added 175 bases not found in genome assembly) — translated: MATVDESSNKTPITSDVVSKAYVISGVPIVFPYKAYPSQITMMDRIVKCLNKRNNCLLESPTGSGKSLALLCASLSWLNQTKKKIMIHNEKLEEHLNSLGVTVEDNEKCPVHYYKNRNNKYDKESGLSEQAKNSSLSDSSSGRPFVTTIRPIEKECETLDEQRKSVQASSSSKRSSISFHDEEFEDFAPSKRYRSSLDASTYYKSAQLSSNNSFPNELLNNMPTTADSDNRASSKSSINTDSALCTCDLKKEKMKMNVASDTNLPAXLPTIYFGTRTHKQVEQIIHELKKTAYKDCKMCILSSRERACIHPEASRTDNKNEACEELLKAEGGPACKYYRNAKFVTHNRPSSLSTAFDLEDFVSICKKQKCCPYYSSRELISASDIXFCPYNYLVDPLLRSAVSISLKGSIIIMDEAHNIEDNARSAASSSFDVVSLEESGANLEKVGRYSKLDGQSYLYFSDIFKSMTNWLKSHSNNLTDYQTFESSAKVYEGDDMLAVLSHVRIGPDTFKEFDQKFESVLFLEKDKEAVEIIDLDQPKLSSTALAVMKKLREILNFLYKANMVYVPDYRLVVLKTRRVGQRLRGNRHLVVPANDLELTLNFWCLNPGVAFSDIKDCIHSLIVASGTLSPMASFESELGTTFHTTLEANHVVKKSQLWIGTIGKGPNNVSLNATFQNTGTFTFQDDVGSLILQICSIIPHGVLCFLPSYNLMDKLIDRWEQTGLLEKLSRKKEVLCEPRKIQYFQTVMDEFYGAISSSKNGTGNGALFFAVCRGKLVKGF